In a genomic window of Coprococcus eutactus:
- a CDS encoding ABC transporter ATP-binding protein has translation MDSLLKIESLKKYYGKKPNQTKALDGISFQVMPGEFLGIMGSSGSGKSTLLNCIATVIKPDSGTIELQGKEIQALKGAKLAQYRGREIGYLFQNFELLDNLTGRENIMVPLSIHGVSEDESRNRLEKLSSYLEIDNVLDKFPSQMSGGQRQRVAAARALILNPGIILADEPTGALDSRNAKALMEKLLGLNRDDNTTILMVTHDSNAASFCKRILFIQDGRIFHELRRDMERESQQEFYERILKLMAQMGGGSANVL, from the coding sequence ATGGATAGTTTATTAAAGATAGAATCACTGAAGAAATACTATGGCAAAAAGCCAAACCAGACTAAGGCTCTGGACGGCATATCATTTCAGGTCATGCCGGGGGAGTTCCTTGGCATCATGGGTAGCAGTGGATCGGGAAAGTCCACACTGCTGAACTGTATCGCAACGGTCATAAAGCCTGACAGCGGAACCATAGAGCTTCAGGGCAAAGAGATACAGGCGCTTAAAGGTGCGAAGCTTGCGCAGTACAGAGGCAGGGAGATAGGTTATCTGTTCCAGAATTTTGAACTTCTGGACAATCTAACAGGCAGAGAGAACATTATGGTTCCGTTGTCAATACACGGTGTATCCGAGGATGAGAGCAGAAACAGACTGGAAAAGCTTTCATCATATCTGGAGATAGATAACGTGCTTGACAAATTCCCATCGCAGATGTCTGGTGGTCAGAGACAGAGGGTTGCGGCCGCCAGAGCACTCATACTTAATCCGGGGATCATTCTTGCGGACGAGCCGACCGGAGCACTCGACTCAAGAAATGCAAAGGCACTCATGGAGAAACTGTTGGGACTGAACAGGGATGACAACACTACCATACTTATGGTGACCCACGACTCAAATGCGGCCAGCTTCTGCAAGAGGATACTCTTCATACAGGATGGCAGGATATTCCATGAGCTCAGAAGAGATATGGAGAGAGAGTCACAGCAGGAGTTTTATGAGAGGATACTCAAGCTGATGGCGCAGATGGGAGGAGGCAGCGCAAATGTTCTTTAA
- a CDS encoding GNAT family N-acetyltransferase produces MEIRKATAEDFDIVFDFIEKLWTYNTYDREEIRKVYMDVIDDERSFAFLLWDEGICRGMCHGDYLNTFWMSGLTCYVSSLITREEDRGKGYGVALLNHAKELAKQRGCKAITLDSGLPRTGAHGFYEHYGFEKSCYGFEMMI; encoded by the coding sequence ATGGAGATCAGAAAAGCGACAGCAGAGGATTTTGATATTGTATTTGATTTTATAGAAAAATTATGGACATATAATACATATGACAGGGAAGAAATACGCAAAGTATATATGGACGTCATAGATGACGAACGCAGCTTTGCGTTTTTATTATGGGATGAAGGCATTTGCAGAGGCATGTGCCATGGAGACTATTTAAATACATTCTGGATGTCGGGGCTCACATGCTATGTGTCAAGTCTCATAACAAGAGAGGAGGACCGTGGCAAGGGATATGGTGTGGCACTCCTGAATCATGCAAAGGAGCTTGCAAAGCAGAGGGGATGCAAGGCTATCACCCTTGATTCCGGACTTCCGAGGACAGGGGCACATGGCTTCTACGAGCACTATGGCTTTGAAAAGAGCTGCTACGGCTTTGAGATGATGATATAA
- a CDS encoding xanthine phosphoribosyltransferase produces the protein MNFLEERITKDGIVKEGNVLKVDSFLNHQMDIRLFDQIGEEFKKRFEGTEINKILTIEASGIGIACVVARHFDVPVVFAKKSKSINIEGDVYVAEVESFTHKCKNQVIVSKKFINPEDKILIIDDFLANGCALQGLISIVKSAGASVEGIGIAVEKGFQTGGQVIRNLGYHLESLAIVDSMDAATGEIKFREQ, from the coding sequence GTGAATTTTTTGGAAGAGAGAATAACTAAGGATGGAATAGTAAAGGAGGGCAATGTTCTCAAGGTGGATAGTTTCCTGAACCACCAGATGGATATACGTCTGTTTGATCAGATCGGTGAGGAGTTCAAGAAGAGATTTGAGGGAACAGAGATCAACAAGATCCTTACTATAGAGGCATCCGGAATAGGCATTGCCTGTGTTGTTGCCAGACATTTTGATGTGCCTGTTGTATTTGCGAAGAAGTCAAAGAGCATCAACATAGAGGGCGATGTGTATGTGGCAGAGGTTGAGTCATTTACACACAAGTGCAAGAATCAGGTTATCGTGTCCAAGAAGTTCATCAATCCTGAGGACAAGATTCTTATCATAGATGATTTCCTTGCAAATGGATGTGCGCTTCAGGGACTTATCTCCATAGTGAAGTCGGCAGGTGCCAGCGTTGAAGGAATCGGAATAGCAGTTGAGAAAGGCTTCCAGACAGGCGGACAGGTCATCAGAAATCTCGGATATCATCTTGAGTCACTTGCGATAGTGGACAGCATGGACGCTGCTACGGGAGAGATCAAGTTCAGGGAGCAGTAG
- a CDS encoding sensor histidine kinase, with amino-acid sequence MKRFGLVIKQNIVWLGLLLLTDVAFCFFMWLVAPEAFVRIRVLVGMFTVILFAAVCSVLCIKDRKKIEAFRRFVTDPDEQSEIEMRSLCGASEQEYVSVLSEELHDLRDSVMQSGRQLRDYQEYVENWAHEIKTPISLLTFVVDNRRDELPHNVVMKMDNVTSQMQNYVDQMLYYARLKSDSKDYLMESIDVEECVDEVIADYRSLLEEKGIRVRKCLENGEVYSDRRGLQFILGQLVSNSMKYTNEQPEISFDFWTAGDKKLLSVSDNGIGVKSCDMPYIFEKGVTGDSGENRKHATGMGLYLVSEMAHDLGITVTANSKWQNGFEIVLEFPDVETKI; translated from the coding sequence ATGAAAAGATTTGGACTTGTTATAAAACAGAATATTGTCTGGCTTGGTCTGCTGCTTCTGACGGACGTGGCGTTCTGCTTCTTCATGTGGCTTGTGGCACCAGAGGCATTTGTCAGAATAAGGGTGCTGGTTGGCATGTTCACTGTGATACTGTTCGCGGCGGTGTGCTCGGTGCTGTGTATAAAGGACAGGAAGAAGATTGAGGCGTTCAGGAGATTTGTCACTGACCCGGATGAACAGAGCGAGATAGAAATGAGGAGCCTGTGCGGGGCTTCTGAACAGGAATATGTGAGCGTGCTGTCGGAGGAGCTTCACGATCTGAGAGATTCAGTGATGCAGAGTGGCAGACAGCTCAGGGATTATCAGGAGTATGTGGAGAACTGGGCACATGAGATCAAGACCCCCATCTCTCTGCTGACATTTGTGGTGGACAACAGGAGAGATGAGCTGCCTCATAATGTTGTGATGAAGATGGACAATGTGACCAGCCAGATGCAGAACTATGTGGACCAGATGCTCTACTACGCCAGACTGAAAAGCGATTCCAAGGATTATCTCATGGAGAGCATAGATGTGGAAGAATGCGTGGATGAGGTGATAGCTGACTACAGATCCCTGCTTGAGGAGAAGGGCATACGGGTCAGAAAGTGTCTTGAGAATGGAGAGGTGTACAGTGACCGCAGGGGATTGCAGTTTATACTCGGTCAGCTTGTGAGCAATTCCATGAAATACACAAATGAGCAGCCGGAGATATCATTTGACTTCTGGACGGCGGGTGACAAAAAGCTGCTGTCCGTGAGTGACAATGGCATAGGTGTAAAGAGCTGTGACATGCCATACATATTCGAGAAGGGTGTCACGGGTGATTCGGGTGAGAACAGGAAGCATGCAACGGGCATGGGACTGTATCTTGTCAGTGAGATGGCGCATGACCTAGGCATCACAGTGACGGCAAATTCAAAGTGGCAGAATGGATTTGAGATAGTACTTGAATTCCCGGATGTGGAGACAAAGATATAA
- the bsh gene encoding choloylglycine hydrolase, which produces MCTAATYKTKNFYFGRTLDYEFSYGDEITVTPRNYPFEFRYMGRKDSHYAMIGMAHVAGGYPLYYDAINEKGLGMAGLNFVGNAAYQEVDESGDRDNVAQYEFIPWILGSCASVGEARVALDRMTLTGTPFSEQLPTAQLHWIIADRNGAITVECMADGLHVYENPVGVLTNNPPFPQQMFLLNQYMGLSPKQPLNTFAPEVGLNTYSRGMGAIGLPGDLSSTSRFARVAFVKQNSLSGDSEAESVSQFFHILGSVDQQRGCCEVASDKYEITIYTSCCNADKGIYYYNTYEGHQINAVDMNRENLDGAELARYPLIQRENINWQN; this is translated from the coding sequence ATGTGTACAGCAGCGACATATAAGACAAAGAATTTCTATTTTGGAAGAACACTTGATTATGAATTCTCGTACGGCGATGAGATCACCGTGACTCCGAGAAATTATCCGTTTGAATTCAGATATATGGGCAGGAAGGACAGCCATTATGCCATGATAGGGATGGCACATGTGGCGGGTGGCTATCCTCTCTACTATGATGCTATAAATGAAAAGGGGCTTGGAATGGCAGGCCTGAATTTCGTTGGAAATGCCGCGTATCAGGAAGTGGATGAGAGCGGTGATAGGGACAATGTTGCCCAGTATGAGTTTATTCCATGGATACTCGGAAGCTGTGCCAGTGTAGGCGAGGCAAGGGTGGCACTGGATAGGATGACTCTGACAGGAACACCGTTTTCCGAGCAGCTTCCTACAGCACAGCTTCATTGGATCATCGCGGACAGAAATGGCGCCATAACAGTGGAGTGCATGGCTGACGGACTTCATGTGTATGAGAATCCTGTTGGGGTTCTCACGAACAACCCGCCATTTCCGCAGCAGATGTTCTTGCTCAATCAGTATATGGGACTGTCGCCAAAGCAGCCATTGAACACATTTGCACCGGAGGTGGGACTGAATACGTACAGCCGTGGCATGGGAGCAATAGGACTTCCTGGGGATCTGTCGTCGACGTCAAGATTTGCCAGGGTGGCATTTGTGAAGCAGAACAGTCTGTCTGGAGATTCTGAGGCTGAGAGTGTGAGCCAGTTTTTCCATATACTCGGTTCTGTGGATCAGCAGAGGGGATGCTGTGAGGTGGCATCTGACAAATATGAGATCACTATATACACGTCCTGCTGCAACGCTGACAAGGGAATATACTATTACAATACCTACGAGGGTCATCAGATAAATGCAGTGGATATGAACAGGGAGAATTTGGACGGCGCAGAGCTTGCCAGATACCCTCTTATCCAGAGGGAGAATATCAATTGGCAGAACTGA
- a CDS encoding alpha-amylase family glycosyl hydrolase translates to MAWYDEAVFYHIYPLGLTGAPKQNDYGEPVHRLNTLLPWVDHIKEIGGSALYIGPLFESVGHGYETTDYKKLDSRLGTNEDLTAFVAYCHEQGIKVIFDGVFNHTGRDFFAFKDIQANRENSQYKDWYCNVNFWGNNEYNDGFSYDNWGGYNLLVKLNQKNPAVVNYICDVIRFWVSEFDVDGIRLDAADVLDFDFMKALRRTANEVKPDFWLMGEVIHGDYSRWVNGETLHSVTNYTLHKALYSGHNDHNYFEIAHTVRRLQNMGTLKLYNFVDNHDVERIYTKLTNKAHFAPVHVLLYTLPGVPSIYYGSEFGIEGRKEYGSDDSLRPALNIEDYKDSVKTNPCTALIAALGKVRQAVPALSYGSYAELMLTNRQFAYARDLDVTRVIVSVNNDDAPAGMHLAAGNCAAYIGALSGEKVSVQDGHINITQPANSGEIWVPEGTDLNVKPVKAQSVNVENTDSINTNIEASSVDTEKATDMVVEDTQSETTKAEDTKAAAPKAETAKTASENTASETTAKESESESTPNATASDDPADPETITVDWSKSPESMTVPELQAAVLAKLSGNGPVDAQMKKTVTDNIWHDSLVNWLKSFR, encoded by the coding sequence ATGGCATGGTATGATGAGGCAGTTTTTTATCACATTTATCCACTGGGACTTACGGGAGCCCCTAAACAGAACGACTACGGTGAGCCTGTTCACCGCTTAAACACCCTGCTTCCATGGGTGGATCATATAAAGGAGATTGGCGGTTCAGCACTGTACATCGGACCACTCTTTGAGTCAGTCGGACACGGCTACGAGACTACAGATTACAAGAAGCTCGACTCCCGTCTCGGAACAAATGAGGACCTGACAGCATTTGTGGCTTACTGCCATGAACAGGGAATAAAGGTCATCTTCGACGGAGTGTTCAACCACACAGGCCGTGACTTCTTCGCATTCAAGGACATCCAGGCAAACAGAGAGAATTCACAGTACAAGGACTGGTACTGCAACGTGAATTTCTGGGGTAACAACGAGTACAACGACGGTTTCTCTTACGACAACTGGGGAGGCTATAACCTTCTCGTCAAGCTGAATCAGAAGAATCCTGCTGTCGTTAACTATATATGCGATGTGATTCGTTTCTGGGTGAGTGAGTTCGATGTGGACGGAATCAGACTTGACGCGGCAGACGTTCTTGACTTTGATTTCATGAAAGCACTACGCCGCACAGCAAATGAAGTGAAGCCGGATTTCTGGCTCATGGGTGAGGTTATCCACGGCGACTACAGCCGCTGGGTAAACGGCGAGACTCTTCACAGCGTCACCAACTACACACTTCACAAGGCTCTGTACAGCGGCCACAATGACCACAACTATTTTGAAATCGCGCACACTGTAAGACGTCTCCAGAACATGGGAACATTAAAGCTCTACAACTTCGTAGACAACCATGATGTGGAGCGTATCTATACAAAGCTTACCAACAAGGCACATTTTGCACCTGTACATGTATTGCTCTACACTCTTCCGGGTGTGCCTAGCATATACTACGGTTCAGAATTTGGTATTGAGGGACGCAAGGAATATGGCTCGGACGACAGCTTAAGACCAGCTCTCAATATAGAAGATTACAAGGATTCAGTAAAAACTAACCCTTGCACAGCACTCATCGCCGCACTAGGCAAGGTACGTCAGGCTGTTCCTGCGCTGTCATATGGCAGCTACGCTGAGCTGATGCTCACCAACAGACAGTTCGCATACGCAAGGGATCTTGACGTAACACGTGTCATCGTGTCAGTGAACAACGACGATGCACCAGCCGGAATGCACCTTGCAGCAGGAAACTGTGCAGCGTACATCGGCGCCCTGTCAGGCGAAAAGGTATCTGTCCAGGATGGACATATCAACATAACCCAGCCAGCAAACAGCGGTGAGATCTGGGTGCCTGAGGGAACAGACCTGAATGTCAAGCCGGTTAAGGCTCAGAGCGTAAATGTTGAAAATACTGATAGTATAAATACGAATATAGAAGCCTCTAGCGTGGACACAGAAAAAGCAACAGACATGGTCGTTGAGGACACACAGTCCGAAACTACCAAAGCTGAAGATACTAAAGCTGCGGCTCCAAAAGCTGAAACCGCAAAAACAGCGTCAGAAAATACAGCCTCTGAAACCACAGCTAAGGAGTCCGAATCAGAAAGCACACCAAACGCTACAGCCTCCGATGATCCTGCAGATCCAGAAACCATCACAGTTGACTGGAGCAAGTCTCCGGAATCCATGACAGTTCCTGAGCTTCAGGCTGCTGTCCTGGCAAAACTTTCCGGCAACGGTCCTGTTGATGCGCAGATGAAGAAAACTGTCACCGACAACATCTGGCATGACTCTCTTGTGAACTGGCTGAAGAGTTTTAGATAA
- a CDS encoding FtsX-like permease family protein, which produces MFFKLAMRNSRRSRKENGLFFASLVVSIVAFYIILALSHQDVMIFLRSLESDAVNSLLQIAAVFYVFSLVMLFFLIYYASKYQLERRRHELGMYIMMGMRRSKLFALLIAEDLGSSVVALLIGLPIAILMSEVVSLLTARLVGLGVIGHHVSFSLQAVILTTVGFVAIKLAAFLILSGKLARKQIGDLLVDTPETEKKQLPAPVYGVSAVLGLVALVIAYCQGIGGYSWISVKYMAVTITLGFVGMFLLFFGLRLFVDALARRANGSKPLAVFGFRQIHENVATKSGTLAISSILILGALCCCGAGVGICISRQNMDHVLDYTFASYGGDAETDSRNIRAKLEETGVLEDFSDVFDMKLGYIKMGENESHDDAVNVGNVISALEKLKVSEDRDVLINNMSYMTYPYLIQESAYNKVLETAGKEPLELGENELALYTDFFTDYRGGLLNEVLAERPEVDVRGDEYHLTGEVQTTKIVTDSSITLSFGLIVDDDTFARLTNDNYELYVNAVLKKDIVDDKGLMKAIMDENEKLDGIDFESINADCESYLQNIGRNMFYTVAAGYITLYLAVVFLIIANTIIGVQFLMGQRKSGRRYRTLVKLGATYEMLCSSANRQVGWYFGIPVAVAAVSSIFGVRALLTGILSESMRGSVKQILIIAAVMIILLCVVEYIYMTAVKRSSNRYLMAMMTPERVE; this is translated from the coding sequence ATGTTCTTTAAACTCGCAATGAGGAACAGCCGGAGAAGCAGGAAAGAGAATGGTCTGTTCTTCGCTTCGCTGGTCGTGTCCATAGTGGCATTTTATATCATATTGGCGCTGTCCCATCAGGATGTGATGATATTCCTGAGAAGTCTTGAAAGCGATGCGGTGAACAGTCTTCTTCAGATAGCGGCGGTGTTCTATGTATTTTCACTGGTCATGTTGTTCTTTCTTATATACTATGCAAGCAAATACCAGCTCGAACGACGGAGGCACGAACTTGGAATGTATATAATGATGGGGATGAGGAGATCAAAGCTTTTTGCCCTGCTGATTGCGGAGGATCTGGGCAGCAGCGTAGTGGCTCTGCTCATCGGACTTCCTATAGCGATCCTGATGTCTGAGGTGGTCAGCCTTCTCACAGCCAGACTGGTAGGTCTTGGCGTTATAGGTCATCACGTATCATTTTCACTGCAGGCAGTCATACTGACAACTGTTGGATTTGTAGCGATAAAGCTTGCAGCATTTCTCATACTGAGCGGTAAGCTTGCAAGAAAGCAGATAGGCGATCTCCTTGTAGATACACCGGAGACAGAGAAGAAACAGCTTCCGGCTCCTGTGTATGGTGTGAGTGCAGTCCTCGGTCTTGTTGCGCTGGTCATTGCATACTGTCAGGGAATAGGTGGCTATTCGTGGATCAGCGTAAAATATATGGCGGTCACCATAACACTGGGATTTGTTGGCATGTTCCTGCTGTTTTTCGGTCTCAGGCTCTTTGTTGATGCACTGGCCAGACGTGCAAATGGCTCAAAACCACTTGCTGTGTTCGGTTTCAGGCAGATACACGAAAATGTAGCAACAAAATCTGGAACGCTTGCAATAAGCTCGATACTCATACTCGGCGCTCTGTGCTGCTGCGGTGCGGGCGTTGGCATATGTATATCCAGACAGAATATGGATCATGTGCTCGATTATACATTTGCCTCATATGGGGGTGACGCTGAGACGGACAGCAGGAATATCCGCGCGAAACTGGAGGAAACCGGCGTGTTGGAGGATTTCTCGGACGTATTCGATATGAAGCTTGGTTATATAAAGATGGGTGAAAATGAGTCCCATGATGATGCTGTGAACGTGGGGAATGTCATATCCGCACTTGAAAAACTCAAGGTTTCAGAGGACAGGGACGTGCTTATAAATAACATGTCATACATGACATACCCTTACCTGATCCAGGAGAGTGCGTACAACAAGGTGCTTGAGACTGCGGGAAAGGAGCCTTTGGAGCTCGGAGAGAATGAACTGGCACTCTATACGGATTTCTTTACTGATTACCGCGGAGGTTTACTGAATGAGGTATTGGCAGAGCGTCCGGAGGTGGATGTAAGAGGAGATGAGTATCATCTGACCGGAGAGGTCCAGACCACGAAGATTGTGACAGATTCATCGATAACCCTGTCGTTCGGACTTATCGTGGACGATGATACATTTGCCAGACTGACAAATGACAATTACGAGTTATATGTAAATGCCGTTCTCAAAAAGGATATCGTGGACGATAAGGGCCTCATGAAAGCCATAATGGACGAAAATGAGAAACTTGACGGCATAGATTTTGAGAGTATAAACGCTGATTGCGAGAGTTATCTGCAGAACATAGGAAGAAATATGTTCTACACGGTGGCTGCAGGATATATAACGCTTTATTTGGCGGTGGTGTTCCTCATAATCGCAAATACCATAATCGGTGTTCAGTTCCTGATGGGACAGAGAAAGTCCGGCAGAAGGTACAGAACCCTTGTGAAGCTTGGCGCGACATACGAAATGCTCTGCAGCTCAGCAAACAGACAGGTGGGCTGGTATTTCGGAATCCCGGTTGCCGTGGCGGCGGTCAGCAGTATATTCGGTGTGCGTGCTCTGCTCACGGGAATCCTGTCAGAATCCATGCGAGGCAGTGTGAAACAGATACTTATCATAGCTGCGGTTATGATAATCCTGTTGTGTGTGGTAGAATATATCTATATGACAGCGGTGAAACGCTCAAGCAACAGATATCTCATGGCGATGATGACACCGGAAAGGGTTGAGTAA
- a CDS encoding solute carrier family 23 protein — translation MYCTTEPQMQEKDSIGVVTLACCLLVHIFAKSYWKQLSVLFGLVVGYIVAVCMGMVDFSALSGTSVIALPHIMPFKPEFN, via the coding sequence ATGTATTGCACGACAGAGCCACAGATGCAGGAAAAAGACTCCATTGGAGTAGTGACGCTGGCGTGCTGTCTGCTCGTCCATATATTTGCAAAGTCATACTGGAAGCAGCTCTCAGTTCTGTTCGGACTTGTGGTTGGATATATAGTAGCAGTGTGCATGGGTATGGTGGATTTCTCCGCACTCAGCGGAACATCAGTCATAGCGCTCCCTCACATCATGCCATTTAAGCCGGAGTTCAACTGA
- a CDS encoding response regulator transcription factor: MVVEDDVLMCDELLDMLTKAGYRAVKPDGFDNIIEQILDMAPDILLLDINLPGRSGFDICREIKRRSSVPVLVLTSRDQLKDELHALELGADEFLTKPCRRERLLARVANVLKRYEGRQNLIEGEGFLLDTQTYTLYIDGRSAVLPQNQGRIFETLMTSGGDVVSKEKLCEAVWGTSEYIDENALQVNLTRLKKKMAGLDMKAKIIAVRGVGYKIFPGDGGA, from the coding sequence ATGGTGGTTGAGGACGATGTCCTCATGTGCGATGAACTTCTGGATATGCTGACAAAGGCAGGATACAGGGCAGTTAAGCCAGATGGATTTGACAACATAATAGAACAGATACTGGACATGGCTCCGGATATTCTTCTGCTGGATATCAATCTTCCTGGCAGGAGCGGCTTTGACATATGCCGGGAGATCAAGAGGCGGAGCTCTGTCCCGGTGCTGGTTCTCACATCGAGGGACCAGCTAAAGGACGAGCTCCATGCGCTGGAGCTGGGCGCTGATGAATTCCTCACGAAGCCATGCCGCCGTGAGCGGCTTCTGGCCCGGGTGGCAAATGTGCTCAAGAGGTACGAGGGCAGACAGAACCTGATCGAAGGAGAAGGGTTTCTTCTGGACACTCAGACATACACTCTGTATATAGATGGGAGATCTGCGGTGCTTCCACAGAATCAGGGACGTATATTTGAGACACTTATGACAAGCGGAGGAGATGTCGTGTCTAAGGAGAAACTTTGTGAGGCAGTGTGGGGCACATCGGAGTATATAGATGAAAATGCCCTGCAGGTGAATCTTACAAGACTCAAAAAGAAAATGGCGGGACTGGATATGAAGGCAAAGATCATAGCTGTAAGAGGCGTTGGATACAAAATATTCCCTGGGGACGGAGGTGCCTGA